The stretch of DNA GTTTTCTCAGATTGTTGTGAAGACAGGTGAAACGGGACAACTCGTTCGTTTGAGCGACGTCGTGACCGAGAAACGAACCGACGAGAGTGGCAAGCAATTTGGCGGCATCGACTTTGGTGCTGGCTTCGAAGACACAATGTGCAAACTCGATGGCGTGCCAGCATCGGGGCTGATGATTTATCAATTACCGGGATCCAATGCGTTGGATACCGCGAATGCAATTCGCGAGAAGATGGATGAACTAAGCCAAAGGTTCCCCGCGGGCATTGCCTATTCGATCAGTTACGATACGACACCTTTCATTTCGGAATCAATCACCGAAGTCTTTAAGTCGCTGCGAGATGCGATCATCTTGGTTGCAATCGTCGTGCTGATGTTCTTGCAATCTTGGCGGGCCGCTATCATTCCTTTGATAGCTGTTCCGGTAGCGATTATCGGGACATTTGCGGTGATGGCGGGAATTGGATTTAGCCTAAACAACCTGTCGTTGTTCGGGTTGGTTCTCGCAATCGGCATTGTCGTGGACGATGCAATCGTGGTGGTCGAAGCAATCGAGCACAAACTGGAACATGGGATGTCACCGGTCGAAGCGTCCGAGCAGGCGATGCGAGAGGTGACAACACCAATCATTGCCATTTCGTTGGTATTGATGTGTGTTTTCATTCCATGCTTGTTTATCTCGGGGATCACCGGCCAGTTCTTCAAACAGTTTGCTGCCACGATCGCGGTGTCGACATTTTTCAGCGCCGTTAATTCACTGACGCTTAGCCCCGCATTGAGTGCTCTGCTGCTGCGTCCGAAAGATCAACAACGAGACCCATTGTCACGGTTGATCAATTTTGTGTTCGGGTGGTTCTTCCGCTTATTCAATCGTTTTTTCGGAACGGTTTCGAGCGCCTATGCGAAGGCAGCGGGTTGGCTTGTGCGGTTGTCCTTCGTGGTGTTGGTTGTGTACGTGGGGCTTCTTTGGGCTACCTACGAAACGATGACATCGGTTCCCGTCGGTTTCGTCCCGTCCCAGGACAAGGGGTACTTGTTAGTCGATATTCAGTTACCTGATTCGGCATCGCTGGAACGCAGCGAAGCGGTGGTTCGCCAGTTGAGCGAGTTGTTGATTGGCGATCGAAGTGGCGACAGCGAGCAATTGAATCAACTCGTTCAGTCCGATATGCAAAGCGACGGAAGTCATCACCAAGAACACCATTCGAGCACGCAGGAATCCGAATCCTCGGATGGCATTGCTGGCATCAATCACACGCTGGAAATTGTTGGCCAATCGATTGTGCAGAACGCGGTCGGATCTAACTTCGCATCCGTTTTCGTTTTGCTAGATCCCTTCCATGACCGAGAGACCGATGCGTTGTACTCCGAACGTATCGCAACTCGCATTCGAAGTATTGCCGCCAAAGAGATTCTCGATGCACGAGTTTCAGTATTTGGGCCGCCACCGGTCGATGGACTTGGCAGCGGAGGCGGCTTTAAGATTATTGTTCGCGACATCGGGCAATTGGGATTGACCGAGCTTGAAAATGCAAGCTCGCTGCTATCAGCAAAGGGTTCAAGCGAACCGTCAATCTTGGGAATGCAGAGTGGTTTCCGCGCGAACACACCGCAAATGTTTATCGACGTTGATCGCGAAAAGTGCAAATCCATGAACGTTGCTCTTAGCGATGTCTTCACGACGCTGCAAACTTACCTTGGCGGCTACTATGTCAACGACTTCAATGCCTTCGGTCGAACTTGGCAAGTCAACCTGCAGGCCGATCCACTGTTTCGTTTGACGCCTGATCAGGTCACATCGCTGTATGTCCGTAGCCAAACCGGCCAGATGATTCCGATGGGTGCTTTGGCAAGAGTTGAAGACACAACAGGTCCAGCAGCCGTAATGCGGTACAACGGATTCACCGCCGCCTCGATCAACGGTCTCGCCATGCCAGGCGTGAGCTCTGGCGAAACCATCAGCACCGTTGAGCGAGTTGTCGCTGAACACTTGCCGTTTGGATTCGACACCGAGTGGACGGAATTAACGTTTC from Rubripirellula amarantea encodes:
- a CDS encoding efflux RND transporter permease subunit, with product MSQFFIKRPIFACVISVLIVLAGSIFVWTLPIAQYPEITPPSVLVTTKYPGASSEVVAATVAAPIEQQVTGVENMLYMSSQSTNDGGYSLTVTFAVGTNLDMAQVLVQNRVNLATPILPAEVKSNGVSVVKSSSNALLAVSFFSPDQSRDQLYLSNYATIRIKDELARINGVGNITMIGQRDYSMRVWLDPNRMAALELTASDVISALKEQNVQVAAGALGRQPVPKGQDFQYTLKTLGRLTSPEQFSQIVVKTGETGQLVRLSDVVTEKRTDESGKQFGGIDFGAGFEDTMCKLDGVPASGLMIYQLPGSNALDTANAIREKMDELSQRFPAGIAYSISYDTTPFISESITEVFKSLRDAIILVAIVVLMFLQSWRAAIIPLIAVPVAIIGTFAVMAGIGFSLNNLSLFGLVLAIGIVVDDAIVVVEAIEHKLEHGMSPVEASEQAMREVTTPIIAISLVLMCVFIPCLFISGITGQFFKQFAATIAVSTFFSAVNSLTLSPALSALLLRPKDQQRDPLSRLINFVFGWFFRLFNRFFGTVSSAYAKAAGWLVRLSFVVLVVYVGLLWATYETMTSVPVGFVPSQDKGYLLVDIQLPDSASLERSEAVVRQLSELLIGDRSGDSEQLNQLVQSDMQSDGSHHQEHHSSTQESESSDGIAGINHTLEIVGQSIVQNAVGSNFASVFVLLDPFHDRETDALYSERIATRIRSIAAKEILDARVSVFGPPPVDGLGSGGGFKIIVRDIGQLGLTELENASSLLSAKGSSEPSILGMQSGFRANTPQMFIDVDREKCKSMNVALSDVFTTLQTYLGGYYVNDFNAFGRTWQVNLQADPLFRLTPDQVTSLYVRSQTGQMIPMGALARVEDTTGPAAVMRYNGFTAASINGLAMPGVSSGETISTVERVVAEHLPFGFDTEWTELTFLQIQAGNTALIVFGLAVVLVFLVLAAQYESLKLPLAVVLVVPMCLLCAVVGIAIAGMDINIFVQIGFVVLVGLASKNAILIVEFAKEQQEGGMSKFDATIEACRLRLRPIIMTSLAFILGVVPLALASGAGAEMRSTLGIAVFSGMLGVTFFGIFLTPVFYHLLASPTPKMTTTTASNSQGDH